AGATTATCATACATCAAATAGGAAAGGTGAATCATGTTCAGTCATGGGTTATTTTTCTAAGGGTTTGCTGAACTGGGAACCTTTTGAATTGAATGTACAGATATTGATGGATTGAGACGTAAGCTGTCAAGAAAGCTTTCTGCCAATGAAAGTGGTGATGAGATTGGATGGGAGGTATTAGAAAGGTCCTTTAAGTTTATCGCTTTCATATCAGTAGTCTCATTGCAATATGTTAATGTGAATATTGTATTTGATAGGTGGGAGAATGCCTTGGGATGTGGTGGAAGCCTGACTTTGAAACATTAGTGTATCCATACTTGCCACCTAATGTAAAATGTCCTAAGGTAGTTGGTTTGCTTTAAACCACTCTGGGTTTTGATGTCTTTGGAAATTTACTTCTTATGATTTTATTGTTTGTAGGAGTGCACGAAACTCTTTCTTGTGAGGTTGCCAAATAGTCGGAAGTTTATTGTACCGAAAAACCTTAAATTGCTTGCAGTTCCTCTTTGCCAGATTCATGAAAATCACAAGGTATTGAACTCCATATTCCTTCTAAAGATTGATAATTTCCCATGGAGATTGAAGGCCTGCTTGGATCACGTCTGCATCTGCACGTTTCTGTGtttctgcttcttttttttttttttttttttcactaacacctcttgcactgttcatgggacataaACAGTGCATTAAGGCAAAACTTCAGTTACCCAACAGTGAACAGTAATccggaaattatttttttattgttttcagttttcagtttttagcaaaataagcggtatctaaacaTACACTGAATCAACATTGTAATTCACATTATATTTGAGAAGATTCCAGCTTGTTATTTGTttcattcaattcattttttaatttcttagcaCTTTTTTGACACATgaacattttcaaatttcaataattgACCTTCTTTCAGTATTTTTTGATGACCTTGCATCACCAACTTGTATTAAGATTCCATCTAAAATGAGATGGAATAATATGTTCTTGGATATCCAACTTCCTGTGTAGAATTTAGTGGAAATAAGTTTATCAGCTGGTTTTGAAGCATTTTTTTGTTGCATTGCAGACGTATGGACCAATCATTTCAGGCGTGCCACAGCTGTTATCTAAATTTTCATTCAACATCATTGAATCTTGAAGTTAATCCATTCATCATAACAGAGTGATCTATTTGGTAAGTGTGTGCAACCAGGATGGATGtgtgtgacagttttttttttttttttttttttttttttaattctttttactGTGGCATTAATTTTATGCAATATGGACAGATACTtgtatatattttagttttctatGGGTAATCTGAGGtgattaaattttaatgttgaATACAGCaatataaatgttattttaatttttgggtgtGAAATTTTTATCTTTGAATACATAAATCCTTAAATTAATGAGAGTGATTAAATGTTTTAGCTTTAGTACTTCTGATAAATTATATCCACAAAAAAGGTACTTAtgagaaatttattttaattatagcAACATGGTAAAAAGTTGGTGAAAACATACTCTTTACTGGCAAAGGATGTTAATGGCAATAGATTGCTTATTCTATTGGAAGCATGTTTACAATGCTTAGATAAGGAAGCATTGAGTGGTGAGAGACTAGGTAAGCGTAGATGGCTTTGAACTCCACTCCACGTGTATGAGCCTGTGTGCACATTTGGTGCACAATTTTGTTTATCTGACTTTGCTACCATGACTGATACCTATATTCAAGCATTTCTAGTCTTGCATGTACTGTACCAATGACTGGACTGAAAATAGATGTTTCTATGGTTTCCGTAAAGGCCAGGAGCAGAAAAGCTGTGTCTCATGGTTGCAGGTGTGATACTCAATCGCAGGCACTCAAATGATGAAGTTCTTGTTGTATATGCATTTCTTGGTTTGTGGCTTTATTTAGGGAGAGAATGAGGAAAACTGTTTCCAGATATTGACTTCTTTTCTTGCAACCAAAcgtgggttttttttcttttgtttcaacAAAACATGGGTTTCTTCTGCCTCTCTGTGTGCATATCCATGTTAGCTATTTTCCCTTTTGTGAACTTCTTTCCCCTCGCTTTCTCCCAAGAGTGTGTAGTGAATATTGTGAAGGATGTTTTGTGGGTCACATCATTCAACGCTAATAATGGTGATTAGGATTGAGAGTGAAGTAATAGATGGATGTAATAGTGGAGGTAAATGCGTAAGTGGTGACGATAGTGGTGATGACAATGGCGACATCTCCGACATGTATGCGGGGAGTATGGTGCCATAGCTTTGATGGTATTGCAcaatttttggaagttgtggTGGGATGATAGGCTGATGCTAGTGGTTGTGGCTATCCTTATGTTGGCAGCATTCTGTTTTGAGAGTATGAttcccagtctcgtttctcttTCTATTCTGTCTTCTTTCTGATGGCAAATAAGTTCCACACTACCCTCCCTAAACTTGCCCATCAAAGTTTATTTTTCCTCGATAAGTTTTTCTTGTTAGATAGTATAATTGTGAtactattctttattttttatatggtgGGCTCCCAGTGTGTCAGTCTTTTTGCTCTGTAGAATAATTGCAACTTGCTGATTTAGGAAGGTCAAGGTCAAGGAAGCACAGGGTGACCACATcatccaaaaagtaaaatatagtACTGTTGGAATATTATtacaaaaatcataattttgatTAAATGGTCATTCAAGTGAAATGatctccctcaaaaaaaaaaaaaaaaaaaaaaaaaaaaaagtgaactgATGAAATCggttttatacatttaaaattcaatcaatATTATAATGTCTCTAATAATGGCATTGGTTTTCTTTTATCGTTTTCAAAGCTTTTGAATTTGCTCCAACGCATagcttaaaattgtttttgaccACAAACTTATATGTCACAGAGCTGAAACTTTTCAAATCAGGATTTTGTATCCGCTGCATTATTATGTTCAAAAAGGCTAGCTAGtatcttaattatttttatatgcaATTCAATAGCCACACGTTACTATCCATTTTAAGGATAATCATAACagtttccttctcaaaaaagaaaaaaagaaaaaagataatcaTAACAGCAATAAAGTAAATGTTTTTAAAACCCAAAGTAACATGATTTTTatagcttgtttggatggagtAGGGGTAGAAGGGAGTAGAgtggagagagggagagtaagttaaattaccttatttggatgttttttaaaGATGGAGGGGGGGTCGGGATTTGGAGGGTTCTAACTACTTCTAatccctcatttttaattcctccaAATTGGACAAATTTGAAGGGAAAGTAGAGCATAGAAATACTTGACCaaataaattaccaaatttactcttaccatattaacaaaattacaaattatgaaaatgCTAATTATTCCCCTCTctcttacttaattttaaaaacattcaaataatGTGGAGGATAACCATTCCCTTCTACTCTTCTCCCCTCTCTTCCCCTCTACTCTCATCTCCCTCCAAACGTCCAAACATAGCATTATTGTACGTTTCTTCAGCCTATATAATTATGTAACCTATATCCGGCTAGAAAGAGAGATATAGAGAATAGAAacttttttccatatatattttcatgtaaTAGAAAACTATTCATATATTTACTTTGTtagttttctcattttttatgaaaataatatatccttgtatatactatatttttgggtaaaagaaAAGTACTATTGAGAGCTTCATATCCTACAGGCGGTATGGATTTGTAAGGATAATCAACAAAAATGGTTGGGTTATTGTATTCCGAGGGCGGCACATACAATGTTTAGTCTACTACACTAGAAACCTTGTAGATGCGTGTATCGTCTCAAAACAGTAACTTGGTCTACGCCTCAACCCTGTCATCTAAAAACATATATGAATTTACGGTAATTTGCTTTTCTTGTTATGAGATTAATTTGAAAATCATCAAGTTAATATCTCTCCATTGTCCtctaaaaattagataaattctaatttatgtgaattttaatcatttatatCATATGTTGAATATAATGAAATTCAGtttatttatcaattattgTTCTTAAACAAGAAGTACTCCCACACAGGCATCCAAATTTGACTGTATGTTTGCATTGTGTCCTGTCCACTGACTTGTAGAGCCAAGCTTTGCCCTTACCACAGTACCggacttttatttttcatccttttgTCTTTGCTGCCGACATGCATAGACCCATGCATGGGGACTTCAGAGTCATTTAGGAAACCAGAAAAGATGGCTGCCAAATTGCGAAGGAAATGTTGATGACGCCTGTTAAGGATGATTTATTGTGGGgtttatctattaaaaaattgatataaattaataaaatgaataaaaatagtattaaagtaacaagaaaaactcaaaaaattaattttattaaatgtaCATCatataaaattagtaaaaaaatctaataaaaggttgaatttattgatataaaattgtTTCTTAACGGGCACTTATGATGGTAGTGGAGCTGTATTAACTAGGTTGTACATACTACATACTCGCTGGATTGGTTTGTATCACAGTGCTATGCTATTTGCTATGCATGTAATAggtgtatttatttttagtggGGTCATAGTTCTGACAAAGCTGACACTTCCTATTAATGTTCATAAAGAGTGGATTGTCAATTCAAAACTCACCTGGTTTATGTTGATCGATTCAATCCACCAGTGACAAAGTTGATCTTCACACTCTCTAGATGCCTGAGAGTTATAGATTTATACATATCACCGTCATCTGtacaattttttatgtttcattttatcttttattaatcacaatttattatgtatttaattgtattttaaacaaatatatgataaattatgattggtaaaacataaaatgaaaCATAAAAGGTGAGACGGAGAATTCATGTTCGTTAGAGAcactgcaaaaataaaaaattaaagagagagagagagaggactgCATGGACCATTTAATAATACTGGCTAGCCATTTCTGTCTAAAATTCTAGTGCTTGTTACTGTTCTGGGCCAATGTTTAGGAAGCTTGAGGAAATTACAGTTGGTGTTTCTCGTAAGTGTCACTTCTACATGGGTCCccgtttttctctttttgtgtaGTATAAAGTGATCGACTTCAGCTCCTTTCATTGAAAATGTGACACTTGAACATGGTGGAACCAATCATATAATCCCCATGTCTTTCAGA
This DNA window, taken from Quercus robur chromosome 2, dhQueRobu3.1, whole genome shotgun sequence, encodes the following:
- the LOC126714181 gene encoding pre-mRNA cleavage factor Im 25 kDa subunit 1 encodes the protein MGDEVRSNGNVSQSSGNSDDQSHATVIDIYSLSNYYFGSKEVIPFKDETLADRVQRMKSNYAAHGLRTCVQAVILVELFKHPHLLLLQVRNSIFKLPGGRLRLGESDIDGLRRKLSRKLSANESGDEIGWEVGECLGMWWKPDFETLVYPYLPPNVKCPKECTKLFLVRLPNSRKFIVPKNLKLLAVPLCQIHENHKTYGPIISGVPQLLSKFSFNIIES